A window of Callospermophilus lateralis isolate mCalLat2 chromosome 13, mCalLat2.hap1, whole genome shotgun sequence contains these coding sequences:
- the Garin4 gene encoding Golgi-associated RAB2 interactor protein 4, protein MTANSECLLPYYTAQSGSGVGMFNTTMGKLQRQLYKGEYDIFKYAPIFESDFIQITKRGEVIDVHNRVRMVTVGIACTSPILPLPDVMLLARPAAGHEGLAGRTKGKGRKSAKTLELTRLLPLKFVRISVHDRDKQQLRLKFATGRSCYLQLCPPLDAREDLFAYWEKLIYLLRPPVDSNSSTYAIPAEEMICMPAFEEEDKTSLGAGDLHAKGDQDQVSIRSLHMVSEVCGATSAAYVGGEGIQHGSHKSTSKTNIAIPRTKSKEHVKESATEGAAGSGQAGGDKADATLTGARGSKTHVATTGSAKGSPKSLKVGLAANKPLEGISSTSSSFSPEGAGNIGVEPAAGKTAGEPDKNSAAGSFTPTHLSDKGGQAKRQQSSHIKTEVHKERRERRERREKDRTVSRSTHHRRGEGRHKTGDKISRKSAGRRTVREDKKGKSRSSPGGSKHSSTHKGISRSPITKESRSSHKSGRSFSTTSSGSANKRLGRISSFLKTVKANLTTKGVASVRGRDMDVTAKREERTTMEAIMETAESGQGLDLTGSVTSEVMETMTFEAHEIQPRARS, encoded by the coding sequence ATGACCGCGAACAGTGAGTGTCTGTTACCATACTACACTGCCCAAAGTGGCTCTGGGGTGGGCATGTTCAATACCACCATGGGGAAGCTGCAGCGGCAGCTGTACAAGGGAGAATATGACATATTCAAATATGCACCGATATTTGAAAGCGACTTCATCCAGATCACCAAAAGAGGAGAAGTGATTGATGTGCACAACCGAGTCCGGATGGTGACCGTCGGCATCGCTTGCACTAGCCCCATTCTCCCACTCCCTGATGTCATGCTGCTGGCCCGGCCAGCTGCTGGACATGAGGGGCTCGCTGGACGCACCAAGGGAAAAGGTCGTAAGTCTGCAAAGACCCTGGAGCTCACCAGACTCCTTCCCTTGAAGTTTGTAAGGATCTCTGTTCATGACCGTGACAAACAACAGCTGCGCCTGAAATTTGCCACTGGCCGGTCGTGCTACCTGCAGCTGTGCCCTCCTCTGGATGCCCGGGAAGACCTCTTTGCCTATTGGGAAAAACTAATTTACCTCTTGCGACCACCAGTGGACAGTAACAGCAGTACGTACGCCATCCCGGCCGAGGAGATGATCTGCATGCCTGCGTTTGAGGAAGAGGACAAGAcaagtttgggggctggggatttaCATGCTAAAGGGGATCAAGACCAGGTTAGCATCAGGAGCCTCCACATGGTTTCTGAGGTGTGTGGGGCCACCTCTGCTGCTTACGTTGGGGGGGAGGGAATCCAGCACGGCTCCCACAAATCCACATCCAAGACTAATATAGCCATCCCAAGAACAAAATCTAAAGAGCATGTCAAAGAGTCAGCAACAGAGGGAGCAGCAGGCTCTGGACAGGCAGGCGGAGACAAAGCTGATGCGACCCTCACTGGTGCAAGAGGAAGCAAAACCCACGTGGCCACTACAGGCTCTGCCAAGGGGTCCCCTAAGAGCCTTAAGGTAGGCTTGGCTGCAAACAAGCCCTTGGAAGGTATTTCCAGCACATCCTCCAGCTTCTCCCCAGAGGGCGCCGGGAATATTGGGGTAGAACCTGCTGCTGGGAAAACTGCTGGAGAACCAGATAAGAATTCAGCAGCAGGATCTTTCACCCCAACCCACCTGAGTGACAAGGGTGGCCAGGCAAAACGGCAGCAAAGCTCCCACATCAAAACAGAAGTCCAcaaggagaggagggaaagaaggGAGAGGAGAGAAAAGGACAGAACTGTGAGTAGGAGTACCCATCACCGCAGGGGTGAAGGTCGCCACAAGACAGGGGACAAGATCTCCCGGAAGTCAGCTGGCCGCCGAACTGTTAGAGAGGATAAAAAGGGGAAAAGTCGCAGCAGCCCCGGAGGCAGCAAGCACAGCAGTACCCACAAAGGCATCAGTCGCTCCCCCATCACCAAGGAGTCCAGGAGCTCCCACAAGTCTGGGAGGAGCTTCTCAACAACCAGCTCCGGTTCAGCCAACAAGAGACTGGGCAGGATCAGCTCTTTCTTGAAGACGGTCAAAGCCAACCTTACCACTAAAGGGGTGGCCTCAGTGCGCGGCAGAGATATGGATGTCACGgctaagagagaagagaggaccACCATGGAGGCCATCATGGAGACAGCCGAGAGTGGCCAGGGTCTGGACCTCACTGGTTCTGTGACATCCGAGGTCATGGAGACGATGACCTTTGAAGCCCATGAAATACAACCCAGAGCCAGAAGTTAA